A stretch of the Actinoalloteichus fjordicus genome encodes the following:
- a CDS encoding MarR family winged helix-turn-helix transcriptional regulator has protein sequence MASTRIHGRPTNHRSKAAGDPVEENVLHDETDEVCAATASLFGIEQGPVSSAIVRVARAHKLLAGSLLTRLGLYPGQEIVLMLLAESGSTSQRDLVGRLGIHPSTVTKTVQRLERAGFVCRTRSSRDARVMLVELTEAGSGLLDRLHGVWAELEEQTVAGLSSAERAELLSMLERLEHSISAAPTASGRSG, from the coding sequence ATGGCTTCGACGAGAATACATGGTCGACCAACTAATCACCGCAGTAAAGCGGCAGGCGATCCGGTGGAGGAGAACGTCTTGCACGACGAGACCGACGAAGTCTGTGCCGCCACGGCATCGCTGTTCGGCATCGAGCAGGGCCCGGTCAGCTCGGCGATCGTCCGAGTCGCCCGCGCACACAAGCTGCTCGCGGGCTCGCTGTTGACCAGGCTGGGCCTCTATCCCGGCCAGGAGATCGTGCTCATGCTGCTCGCCGAGAGCGGCTCGACCTCCCAACGGGACCTGGTCGGCAGGCTCGGCATCCACCCGTCCACCGTCACCAAGACGGTGCAGCGGCTGGAACGCGCGGGCTTCGTATGCCGCACGCGTTCCAGCCGGGACGCCCGCGTGATGCTGGTCGAACTGACCGAGGCGGGCAGCGGACTCCTCGACCGCCTGCACGGGGTGTGGGCCGAACTCGAAGAGCAGACCGTCGCCGGGCTGTCGAGTGCCGAGCGGGCGGAGCTGCTGTCCATGCTCGAACGCCTGGAACACTCGATCAGCGCCGCGCCCACGGCGTCCGGACGCTCAGGTTGA
- a CDS encoding nitroreductase family deazaflavin-dependent oxidoreductase: protein MSSFNENVIAEFRANEGRVGGPFEGVPLLLLTTTGRRSGKPRTLPLGTITDGDSFVIAASDSGGDKHPLWLANLEADPRATIEVGTRTIEVRARIEASGPERDRLYAALVKEMSPFADYEAKTTRLIPVVVLKETAAENA from the coding sequence ATGTCCAGCTTCAACGAGAATGTCATCGCCGAGTTCCGGGCGAACGAAGGCCGGGTCGGCGGACCGTTCGAGGGCGTTCCGCTGCTGTTGTTGACCACCACCGGTCGGCGCAGCGGGAAGCCTCGCACCTTGCCGCTGGGCACCATCACCGACGGTGACTCCTTCGTCATCGCCGCCTCCGACTCGGGCGGGGACAAGCACCCGCTCTGGTTAGCCAACCTGGAGGCAGACCCGCGCGCGACCATCGAGGTGGGCACCCGCACCATCGAGGTCCGCGCGCGAATCGAGGCATCCGGACCGGAGCGCGACCGGCTCTACGCGGCCCTGGTGAAGGAAATGTCCCCCTTCGCGGATTACGAGGCCAAGACCACCCGGCTGATCCCGGTCGTGGTGCTCAAGGAGACGGCCGCTGAGAACGCCTGA
- a CDS encoding MFS transporter, which yields MSAQETPGPQTPVTLRSLIPAVFLPASLYGVGQGAAAPLIAITARELGASFSIAGVIVAVLSVGQVLGNLPAGRLVGLIGERGALLVASGLAVLAALGCVLAPNLPTLAASVLVAGLANSVWGLARQTYLTEVVPLRLRARAMSTLAGVVRIGAFVGPLVGAGALVLLGPRGGYWVQVLAVLVAGTIVLALPDVARRRAPSEVRAPVGPLRMFGRYRRFFATLGASAVLVGAIRASRQVVVPLWGDHLGLDPAVTSLIYGVSGALDMLLFYPAGRVMDLHGRRFVAVPSMLVLGVSCLLLPLTGGPVTLLLVAALMGVGNGMGSGIMMTLGADMAPPAERPAFLGAWRLCVDAGGSGGPLLIGTGAALSLGFAVAGMGVVGLLAAAGLGRWIVEPDRDEPQSSSDSAAPSVVASPAVQMPPDVGRS from the coding sequence ATGAGTGCGCAGGAGACACCGGGTCCACAGACGCCGGTCACGCTGCGCTCCCTCATCCCCGCCGTCTTCCTGCCCGCTTCGCTGTACGGCGTCGGCCAGGGCGCGGCGGCCCCGCTGATCGCCATCACCGCCAGGGAGCTGGGAGCGTCCTTCTCGATCGCGGGCGTCATCGTGGCCGTGCTCAGCGTGGGCCAGGTCCTCGGCAACCTGCCCGCGGGCAGGCTGGTCGGCCTGATCGGCGAGCGCGGCGCCCTGCTGGTGGCCAGCGGGCTGGCCGTGCTCGCCGCGCTGGGCTGCGTGTTGGCGCCCAACCTGCCGACGCTGGCTGCCTCGGTGCTGGTGGCCGGCCTGGCGAACTCGGTATGGGGCCTGGCCAGACAGACCTATCTCACCGAGGTCGTGCCGCTTCGGCTGCGGGCCAGGGCGATGTCGACCCTGGCCGGTGTGGTGCGCATCGGGGCGTTCGTCGGGCCGCTGGTCGGGGCCGGTGCGCTCGTGCTGCTCGGCCCGCGCGGCGGCTACTGGGTCCAGGTGCTCGCGGTGCTCGTCGCCGGGACGATCGTGCTCGCGCTGCCTGACGTCGCGCGGCGTCGCGCTCCCTCGGAGGTCCGCGCCCCGGTGGGTCCGCTGCGCATGTTCGGCCGGTACCGCAGATTCTTCGCCACTCTCGGGGCCTCGGCCGTCCTGGTGGGGGCGATCCGCGCGTCGCGGCAGGTGGTCGTCCCGCTATGGGGGGACCATCTCGGTCTCGACCCGGCCGTCACGAGCCTGATCTACGGCGTCTCCGGCGCGCTGGACATGCTGCTGTTCTACCCGGCGGGTCGGGTGATGGACCTCCATGGTCGTCGCTTCGTCGCCGTGCCGTCCATGCTGGTCCTCGGCGTGTCGTGCCTGCTCCTGCCGCTGACCGGCGGGCCGGTGACCCTGTTGCTGGTCGCGGCGCTGATGGGCGTCGGCAACGGCATGGGCAGCGGGATCATGATGACGCTGGGCGCCGACATGGCGCCGCCCGCCGAACGACCCGCGTTCCTGGGAGCCTGGCGCCTGTGTGTGGACGCGGGCGGCAGCGGGGGACCGCTGCTGATCGGCACGGGCGCCGCGCTCTCCCTGGGATTCGCGGTGGCCGGGATGGGCGTGGTCGGGCTGCTCGCCGCCGCAGGCCTCGGCCGCTGGATCGTCGAGCCTGATCGAGACGAACCGCAGTCCTCTTCCGACTCCGCCGCGCCGTCCGTAGTCGCGTCCCCGGCGGTGCAGATGCCGCCCGACGTCGGCCGCTCGTGA
- a CDS encoding metallophosphoesterase family protein, producing the protein MTVSSGGSLLATSDLHVTHAENREIVEAIRPTHPDDWLIVAGDVADSVADVEWTLRLLRDRFAEVIWTPGNHDLWTPPGDTVTLRGEARYRHLVEVCRGLGVHTPEDPFPVWEGTGGPVTVAPLFLLYDYTFRPAGTTTKEAALERAMEAGVVCTDEYLLHPDPYPSLDAWGRARVAESERRLAALPEGTSTVLINHWPMTRHPTRILRYPEFALWCGTELTADWHVRFNAAAVVYGHLHIPRTTYQDGVRFEEVSLGYPREWRPRGLPRGVLRTILPAGG; encoded by the coding sequence ATGACGGTCTCCTCGGGCGGCAGCCTGCTGGCCACCAGCGATCTGCACGTGACCCACGCGGAGAACCGCGAGATCGTCGAGGCGATTCGACCGACCCACCCGGACGACTGGCTGATCGTGGCGGGCGACGTCGCCGACAGCGTCGCGGACGTCGAGTGGACGCTGCGGCTGTTACGAGACCGGTTCGCCGAGGTCATCTGGACGCCGGGCAACCACGACCTGTGGACGCCGCCCGGCGACACGGTGACCCTGCGCGGCGAGGCACGGTACCGGCACCTGGTGGAGGTGTGTCGAGGCCTCGGCGTGCACACCCCGGAGGACCCGTTCCCGGTCTGGGAGGGCACGGGCGGACCGGTCACGGTGGCGCCGCTGTTCCTGCTCTACGACTACACGTTCCGGCCGGCGGGCACGACGACCAAGGAGGCGGCGCTGGAACGGGCCATGGAGGCGGGTGTGGTCTGCACCGACGAGTACCTGCTGCACCCCGACCCGTACCCGAGCCTGGACGCCTGGGGCCGGGCCCGCGTCGCCGAGAGCGAGCGGCGACTCGCCGCGCTGCCCGAGGGCACGTCGACCGTACTGATCAATCACTGGCCCATGACGCGGCACCCGACGCGCATCCTGCGCTATCCCGAGTTCGCGCTGTGGTGCGGCACCGAGCTCACCGCCGACTGGCACGTCCGATTCAACGCGGCGGCGGTGGTCTACGGACATCTGCACATCCCCCGCACGACCTACCAGGACGGAGTCCGCTTCGAGGAGGTGTCGCTCGGCTATCCCCGCGAATGGCGTCCCCGAGGCCTGCCGCGCGGCGTGCTCCGCACGATCCTGCCCGCAGGCGGCTGA
- a CDS encoding acyl-CoA dehydrogenase family protein, which produces MDFAHDHRTEELRATLLAFMDEFVYPAEQATAQADEARGPIWARPPVLRELRAEARRRGLWNLFLPGEHGAGLTNLQYAPLAEITGRSPRLAPEALNCAAPDTGNMEILAVAGNEEQRRRWLAPLLAGEIRSAFAMTEPDVASSDATNIATSITRRGDQWVVNGHKWFISGAMDPECRLLIVMGRTAEDGPVRDRQSMILVPADTPGVEIHRGMSQFGYSDDDHGGHAEITFTDVAVPVDHLLGEPGSGFAIAQARLGPGRIHHCMRLIGMAERAMELVRDRAVTRTAFGRPLADQGVVQEWAAESRVRIEQARLLVLKAAWLMDTVGNRAAHTEIQAIKIAVPRAVEWILDKAVQLHGAAGVSQDLPLARFWAIARSLRLADGPDEVHLRSLGRRELAPRTAH; this is translated from the coding sequence GTGGACTTCGCGCACGATCATCGCACCGAAGAGCTGCGGGCGACGCTGCTCGCGTTCATGGACGAGTTCGTCTACCCGGCGGAGCAGGCCACGGCCCAGGCCGACGAGGCGAGAGGCCCGATCTGGGCGCGGCCGCCGGTGCTGCGGGAGCTGCGGGCCGAGGCGCGGCGGCGAGGCCTGTGGAACCTGTTCCTGCCGGGCGAGCACGGCGCGGGCCTGACCAACCTCCAGTACGCGCCGCTCGCAGAGATCACCGGGCGCAGTCCCCGGCTCGCGCCGGAGGCGCTGAACTGCGCGGCGCCGGACACCGGGAACATGGAGATCCTGGCCGTGGCCGGGAACGAGGAACAGCGACGACGCTGGCTCGCCCCGCTGCTGGCCGGCGAGATCCGCTCGGCCTTCGCGATGACCGAACCCGACGTCGCCTCCTCGGACGCGACCAACATCGCCACCAGCATCACGCGGCGCGGCGACCAGTGGGTCGTGAACGGCCACAAGTGGTTCATCTCCGGTGCGATGGACCCGGAGTGCAGGCTGCTGATCGTGATGGGCCGCACCGCCGAGGACGGCCCGGTGCGTGACCGCCAGAGCATGATCCTGGTGCCCGCCGACACCCCCGGCGTCGAGATCCACCGGGGCATGAGCCAGTTCGGCTATTCCGATGACGATCACGGCGGGCACGCCGAGATCACCTTCACCGATGTGGCGGTGCCCGTCGACCACCTGCTCGGCGAGCCGGGTTCGGGCTTCGCCATCGCCCAGGCCCGCCTCGGTCCCGGTCGCATCCACCACTGCATGCGGCTGATCGGCATGGCGGAACGAGCGATGGAACTCGTCCGCGACCGCGCCGTGACGCGGACCGCCTTCGGCAGGCCGCTGGCCGACCAGGGCGTCGTGCAGGAATGGGCCGCCGAGTCGCGAGTCCGGATCGAGCAGGCCCGGCTGCTGGTGTTGAAGGCGGCGTGGCTGATGGACACCGTCGGGAACCGGGCCGCGCACACCGAGATCCAGGCGATCAAGATCGCCGTGCCGCGCGCGGTCGAGTGGATCCTCGACAAGGCGGTGCAGCTGCACGGCGCGGCCGGAGTCAGCCAGGACCTGCCGCTGGCCCGGTTCTGGGCCATCGCCCGGTCGCTGCGGCTGGCCGACGGGCCGGACGAGGTCCATCTCCGCTCGCTGGGCCGCCGCGAACTGGCTCCCCGCACCGCACACTGA
- a CDS encoding SDR family oxidoreductase, producing MDPKTMDGTPIKARRFAGQVALITGASRGIGRAIASRLVAEGARVCLTGRDPESLAEAVTGLGGPEHAIGVAGRSDDPAHRTAAVATTVETFGRLDVLVNNAGTNPVHGPLLDAEPAAVRKTFEVNVFAVLGWVQEAHRAWLGEHGGRIVCVSSVSGLRPAPGIGVYGASKAALIRLTEQLAVELAPKIRVNALAPAVVKTRFAAALYEGRESQVAAGYPLGRLGVPADVADAAAFLAAEESSWITGQTLVVDGGVTLR from the coding sequence ATGGACCCGAAGACAATGGACGGCACCCCGATCAAGGCGCGGCGGTTCGCCGGGCAGGTCGCGCTGATCACCGGCGCGAGCCGGGGCATCGGTCGGGCGATCGCGAGCAGGCTCGTCGCCGAGGGCGCGCGGGTCTGCCTCACCGGTCGTGATCCCGAGTCGCTCGCCGAGGCGGTGACCGGCCTCGGCGGCCCGGAGCACGCGATCGGCGTGGCGGGACGCAGCGACGACCCGGCGCATCGGACTGCGGCGGTCGCGACGACCGTCGAGACCTTCGGCAGGCTGGACGTCCTGGTCAACAACGCGGGCACCAATCCGGTGCACGGGCCGCTGCTGGACGCCGAACCGGCAGCGGTGCGCAAGACCTTCGAGGTCAACGTCTTCGCGGTCCTCGGCTGGGTCCAGGAGGCCCACCGCGCCTGGCTGGGCGAGCACGGCGGGCGCATCGTCTGCGTCTCCTCGGTGTCCGGGCTGCGGCCCGCGCCCGGCATCGGCGTGTACGGCGCGTCCAAGGCCGCGCTGATCCGACTCACCGAACAGCTCGCCGTCGAGCTCGCGCCGAAGATCCGGGTCAACGCGCTGGCACCGGCCGTGGTCAAGACCAGGTTCGCCGCCGCCCTGTACGAGGGCCGCGAGTCGCAGGTGGCGGCGGGCTATCCGCTCGGCAGGCTCGGCGTGCCCGCCGACGTCGCCGACGCCGCCGCCTTCCTCGCCGCCGAGGAGTCGTCCTGGATCACCGGCCAGACCCTCGTCGTCGACGGCGGCGTGACCCTGCGCTGA
- a CDS encoding SDR family oxidoreductase gives MDVTDGDAVGTAVERLEAEIGPIDVWCSNAGIARGRGLGDLADWAASWEVHVLAHVHAATHVLPRMVARDRGRLVLTASAAGLLTNIDSAPYSVTKHGTVALAEWLAITCPAEGVAVSCLSPQGVRTPMLDEAGPDSATLAAGEVLTAEQVAEDVVTALRSGAFQILPHPRVAEYERRRADDRERWLGSMRRAHRRLVALRAEG, from the coding sequence GTGGACGTCACCGACGGGGACGCGGTCGGGACGGCCGTCGAACGCCTCGAAGCCGAGATCGGCCCGATCGACGTGTGGTGCTCCAACGCGGGCATCGCCCGCGGGCGCGGGCTCGGGGATCTCGCCGACTGGGCCGCCTCGTGGGAGGTCCACGTGCTGGCGCACGTCCACGCCGCCACGCACGTGCTGCCCAGGATGGTCGCCAGGGACCGCGGGCGGCTCGTCCTGACGGCCTCGGCCGCCGGGCTGCTGACCAACATCGACTCGGCGCCCTACAGCGTCACCAAGCACGGGACCGTGGCGCTGGCCGAATGGCTGGCGATCACCTGCCCCGCCGAGGGCGTCGCCGTCTCCTGCCTCTCGCCGCAGGGCGTGCGCACTCCGATGCTCGACGAGGCGGGTCCGGACTCCGCCACGCTCGCCGCCGGGGAGGTCCTCACCGCCGAGCAGGTCGCCGAGGACGTGGTGACGGCCCTACGCAGCGGCGCGTTCCAGATCCTGCCGCACCCGAGGGTCGCCGAGTACGAACGCCGTCGAGCCGACGACCGAGAACGGTGGCTGGGATCGATGCGCCGCGCCCACCGACGGCTGGTCGCCCTCCGGGCCGAGGGCTGA
- a CDS encoding phosphotransferase family protein, with translation MHLARLREHLGRELPGGVMGELTARLLPGGRSNLTYEVSDQAGGRWAVRRPPLGHVLPTAHDMGREFRVISALRATPVPVPDALLLCRDEAVVGAPFFVMEFVDGLGALDVPELRALGADGAALIGRELVDRLVALHSVDQEQVGLGDFGRPAGFLDRQLRRWRTQLESSRSRPTGTLDALHAELGRELPRSQASTVVHGDYRVDNTIFGPDKRMRAILDWEMATLGDPLADLGMLLVYGRRAPLDGNAPVNAATVPGFPTESDLVEGYAAASGRDVEGLAWYVGLGFFKLAVIMEGIHYRHQLGQTAGSGFDGIGELVEPLALAGRAALHDQV, from the coding sequence CTGCACCTGGCGCGGCTGCGCGAGCACCTCGGCCGAGAACTGCCGGGCGGTGTCATGGGCGAGCTGACGGCGCGACTGCTGCCGGGCGGCCGGTCCAACCTCACCTACGAGGTGTCGGACCAGGCGGGCGGCCGGTGGGCGGTCCGCAGGCCGCCGCTCGGGCACGTGCTGCCCACCGCGCACGACATGGGTCGGGAGTTCCGAGTGATCAGCGCGCTGCGCGCCACGCCGGTTCCGGTGCCCGACGCGCTGCTGCTGTGCCGGGACGAGGCCGTCGTCGGGGCGCCCTTCTTCGTCATGGAGTTCGTCGACGGCCTCGGCGCGCTGGACGTGCCCGAGCTGCGGGCCCTCGGTGCGGACGGGGCGGCGCTGATCGGCCGCGAACTGGTGGATCGGCTGGTGGCGCTGCACTCGGTCGATCAAGAACAGGTCGGCCTCGGCGACTTCGGCAGGCCTGCGGGATTCCTGGATCGCCAGCTCCGGCGCTGGCGCACGCAGCTCGAATCCTCCCGCAGCCGTCCCACCGGCACGCTCGACGCCCTGCACGCCGAGCTGGGCCGCGAGCTGCCGCGTTCGCAGGCGTCCACCGTCGTGCACGGCGACTACCGGGTGGACAACACGATCTTCGGCCCGGACAAGCGGATGCGGGCGATCCTCGACTGGGAGATGGCCACGCTGGGCGATCCGCTCGCCGACCTCGGGATGCTGCTGGTCTACGGCAGGCGGGCGCCGCTGGACGGCAACGCACCGGTCAACGCCGCCACCGTCCCCGGCTTCCCCACCGAGTCCGACCTCGTCGAGGGCTATGCCGCGGCGTCGGGTCGCGACGTCGAGGGTCTCGCCTGGTACGTGGGGCTCGGGTTCTTCAAGCTCGCGGTGATCATGGAGGGAATCCACTATCGACATCAGCTCGGTCAGACGGCGGGCAGCGGTTTCGACGGCATCGGCGAGCTGGTCGAGCCGCTGGCACTGGCGGGACGCGCCGCGTTGCACGACCAGGTCTGA
- a CDS encoding ABC transporter ATP-binding protein: MLRLRDLDVTYGRAVRAVRAVSIEVPHGAVVAVLGANGAGKTSLLRAVSGTLPLHGGTVDGGRITVEETALTGRDPAAAVRAGVVQVPEGRRVFAGLTVAENLRAGTLGLRGSGRAARISTALDRVFALFPVLADRRGQRAGLLSGGEQQMLAIGRALMAEPRLLLLDEPSLGLAPRMVSLIAEVITEINRQGVGVLLVEQNAATALRLARHAYVLDVGRVRLAGPAARLAATDEVRRLYLGEAPEAPESSEAAEAGDESASPAPDRPVRTLRRWRR; encoded by the coding sequence CTGCTGCGCCTGCGCGATCTCGACGTCACCTACGGACGGGCCGTCCGGGCGGTCCGCGCGGTGAGCATCGAGGTGCCGCACGGCGCGGTCGTCGCCGTGCTCGGCGCCAACGGGGCGGGAAAGACGTCGCTGCTGCGGGCCGTCTCCGGCACGCTGCCGCTGCACGGCGGCACGGTGGACGGCGGGCGCATCACCGTCGAGGAGACGGCGTTGACCGGCCGCGACCCGGCGGCCGCCGTGCGAGCGGGCGTCGTGCAGGTCCCGGAGGGACGGCGGGTCTTCGCCGGACTCACCGTCGCGGAGAACCTCCGCGCGGGCACGCTCGGCCTGCGCGGTTCCGGCCGAGCGGCCCGGATCTCGACCGCCCTCGACCGGGTGTTCGCCCTGTTCCCGGTGCTGGCCGATCGACGAGGGCAGCGCGCAGGGCTGCTCTCCGGCGGCGAGCAGCAGATGCTCGCCATCGGTCGCGCACTGATGGCCGAGCCGAGGCTGCTGCTGCTCGACGAGCCGTCGCTGGGTCTGGCCCCGCGCATGGTCTCGTTGATCGCCGAGGTGATCACCGAGATCAACCGGCAGGGCGTCGGAGTGCTGCTCGTCGAGCAGAATGCCGCGACCGCCCTGCGACTGGCCCGCCACGCCTACGTGCTGGACGTCGGGCGGGTGCGCCTGGCGGGCCCCGCCGCGCGACTGGCCGCGACCGACGAGGTGCGCAGGCTCTATCTCGGCGAGGCGCCCGAGGCGCCGGAGTCGTCCGAGGCCGCCGAGGCGGGGGACGAATCAGCGTCGCCAGCGCCAGACCGGCCGGTCCGCACCCTCCGGCGGTGGCGGCGATGA
- a CDS encoding ABC transporter ATP-binding protein — MNQDTAAPGPTPASTDAGAERLVARAVTVRFAGLLALDGVDLTVEPGSVHALIGPNGAGKSTFFNVLSGVCPPDSGTVRFGEKELTGRPPHRIAALGVARTFQNIVLTRGTVAENLMLGRHVLTRAGFTATALGLPGVAREQRIHRERAREIADFVDLGRLFHTPVDLLSYGDRKRVELARALCMEPRLLLLDEPVAGMNTAERQRMAATIAEVRAALGLSVLVVEHDMGLIMRIADEVTVLDFGRRIACGTPRRVQRDPEVIRAYLGAGTDARPAASAPTPAAPSRQAESHPPEPTPDRARPPGTEAGEDR; from the coding sequence ATGAACCAGGACACGGCCGCCCCGGGGCCGACCCCGGCGTCGACCGATGCCGGGGCGGAGCGACTCGTCGCCCGCGCCGTGACGGTGCGCTTCGCGGGCCTGCTCGCCCTGGACGGCGTCGACCTCACGGTGGAGCCCGGCAGCGTGCACGCGCTGATCGGACCGAACGGCGCCGGGAAGTCCACGTTCTTCAACGTCCTGTCCGGGGTGTGCCCGCCGGACTCGGGGACGGTCCGCTTCGGCGAGAAGGAGCTGACCGGCCGCCCGCCGCACCGCATCGCCGCCCTCGGCGTCGCCCGCACCTTCCAGAACATCGTGCTGACCAGAGGCACGGTCGCCGAGAACCTCATGCTCGGCAGGCATGTCCTGACCAGGGCAGGGTTCACCGCCACCGCGCTGGGGCTGCCCGGTGTGGCCCGCGAACAGCGGATTCATCGGGAGCGGGCCAGGGAGATCGCCGACTTCGTCGACCTCGGCAGGCTGTTCCACACGCCGGTCGACCTGTTGTCCTACGGAGACCGCAAACGGGTCGAGCTGGCCAGGGCGCTGTGCATGGAGCCGAGGCTGCTGCTGCTCGACGAGCCCGTGGCGGGGATGAACACCGCGGAACGGCAGCGCATGGCCGCCACCATCGCCGAGGTGCGCGCGGCGCTGGGCCTGTCCGTTCTGGTCGTCGAGCACGACATGGGCTTGATCATGCGGATCGCCGATGAGGTCACGGTGCTCGACTTCGGCCGTCGGATCGCCTGCGGCACTCCTCGACGCGTCCAGCGCGATCCCGAGGTGATCCGGGCCTACCTCGGCGCAGGCACCGACGCCCGCCCGGCGGCATCGGCACCGACGCCTGCCGCGCCGAGCAGGCAGGCCGAGTCCCACCCGCCCGAGCCGACGCCGGACCGGGCGCGGCCGCCCGGCACCGAGGCCGGTGAGGACCGATGA
- a CDS encoding ABC transporter substrate-binding protein — protein sequence MINAVDYLLRSSLVAEGDAIGHVFFENEYGENALSGSTFAAEREGLTIVEQRVMPTDQDMSAQVTALREAGVTAVLFSAGPAQTASFVGVAAASGWEVPVIGSTPAYASQLLETAAAPALEGLFVMVSGAPAASSDIPGVRELVESYQSAYPGESIDGGVLSGYGVMEFLAEALRIACDQGDLSRAGIIAAHRTQGLVEGDLGMAMDFSDPNRPPSFDSYLLRPEVGADGGLVEIESASRAPAVDDYTFPTSG from the coding sequence ATGATCAACGCGGTCGACTACCTGCTGCGGAGCTCGCTGGTCGCCGAGGGCGACGCGATCGGGCACGTCTTCTTCGAGAACGAGTACGGCGAGAACGCGCTGAGCGGCTCGACCTTCGCCGCCGAACGCGAGGGACTGACGATCGTCGAGCAGCGGGTCATGCCCACCGATCAGGACATGAGCGCCCAGGTCACCGCGCTGCGCGAGGCCGGGGTGACCGCCGTGCTGTTCAGCGCCGGTCCCGCACAGACCGCCTCCTTCGTCGGCGTGGCCGCAGCGAGCGGCTGGGAGGTTCCGGTGATCGGCTCCACCCCCGCCTACGCCTCCCAGCTTCTGGAGACGGCGGCGGCGCCCGCGCTGGAGGGACTGTTCGTCATGGTCAGCGGCGCACCTGCGGCCTCCAGCGACATCCCCGGCGTCCGCGAGCTGGTCGAGTCCTACCAGTCGGCCTATCCGGGCGAGTCCATCGACGGCGGCGTCCTCTCCGGGTACGGCGTGATGGAGTTCCTCGCCGAGGCCCTGCGCATCGCCTGCGACCAGGGCGATCTCAGCCGGGCGGGCATCATCGCCGCCCACCGGACCCAGGGACTCGTCGAAGGCGACCTGGGCATGGCCATGGACTTCTCCGACCCGAACCGCCCGCCGTCCTTCGACTCCTACCTGCTGCGGCCCGAGGTCGGCGCCGACGGCGGGCTGGTCGAGATCGAGTCGGCGAGCCGGGCGCCCGCCGTCGACGACTACACCTTCCCGACGTCCGGCTGA